In a single window of the Methanofollis ethanolicus genome:
- a CDS encoding radical SAM protein gives MPYRHLFGPVPSRRLGISLGIDLVPLKTCSYNCVYCECGPTTALTTERKEYVPTGDVIAELRSYLSTSPRLDYVTLAGSGEPTLHSGIGEIIRVVKSEFPAYRVAVLTNGSLLSDPEVRRALHDADLVVPTLNAVSDAPFRKICRPHRSISPETLIEGLIAFRKSFSGEIWLEVFIVPGVNDNDAEVGKIADAVREIMPDRVQLNTLDRPGAAAWVRPADRKTLDHIASLITATPVDIVGGLPSRGEIDSFHQESADTILALVRRRPCTLDDLAHATGMHRNEVGKYLQYLLENHLIEAKRAERGTFFLSVS, from the coding sequence ATGCCCTATCGTCATCTCTTTGGCCCGGTCCCGTCGCGGCGACTCGGGATATCCCTCGGCATCGACCTGGTGCCCCTGAAGACCTGTTCTTACAACTGCGTCTACTGCGAGTGCGGGCCGACGACGGCGCTCACCACAGAGAGGAAGGAGTACGTCCCGACCGGGGACGTGATCGCGGAACTCCGGTCCTACCTCTCGACCTCGCCCCGTCTCGACTACGTCACCCTTGCCGGGTCGGGGGAACCGACCCTTCACAGCGGGATCGGCGAGATCATACGGGTGGTCAAATCCGAGTTTCCCGCATATCGCGTCGCCGTCCTCACGAACGGCAGTCTCCTCTCCGACCCGGAGGTGCGGCGCGCCCTCCACGATGCAGACCTCGTCGTCCCGACCCTGAACGCCGTCTCCGACGCACCCTTCAGGAAGATCTGCAGACCGCACAGGAGCATTTCACCGGAAACCCTGATCGAAGGCCTCATCGCGTTTCGCAAAAGTTTTTCCGGGGAGATCTGGCTCGAAGTCTTCATCGTGCCGGGCGTCAACGACAACGACGCGGAGGTCGGGAAGATCGCCGACGCCGTGCGGGAGATCATGCCCGACCGCGTCCAGTTGAACACCCTCGACCGCCCCGGCGCCGCGGCCTGGGTGCGGCCTGCCGACAGGAAGACCCTCGACCACATCGCCTCCCTGATCACGGCGACGCCTGTCGACATCGTCGGCGGCCTCCCGTCGCGGGGGGAGATCGACAGTTTCCACCAGGAAAGCGCCGACACCATCCTGGCCCTTGTCAGGCGTCGCCCCTGCACCCTCGACGACCTTGCGCACGCCACCGGCATGCACAGGAACGAGGTCGGGAAGTACCTCCAGTACCTCCTGGAGAACCATCTCATCGAAGCAAAAAGAGCGGAGAGAGGAACATTTTTCCTTTCCGTCTCATGA
- a CDS encoding coiled-coil domain-containing protein, with translation MTEEVINRLVVEIVGDSSGLVSAFDEAAKVSTNFEDRLKAVGSSFTQTGKDLTLTVTAPLALAGAAALKMAGDAEETQSKFNTVFGEMAADAEAWADKFGGAVGRSRTDLKATSATFGDMLQGMGATREESLKLAEAMTQLGVDIASFSNSTDEEAWISLRSAVTGEYEAMKKYGVVLNEAAVNQELLNMGVAGGAAEATNAEKAQARLNLIMQATTNAQGDAERTAGSFSNQMKALTGDLKDVTEELGAELIPLAQDGIALARGGLETFKNLDDGTKRMVVSVAALAAATGPALVVGGKMLTLAGDTSVAYKKFHVLLDEKVIPGLKSQIAQMKIAGSTARATALSMGVLAAATAGLAAGIILTNRYIDEAEEKSKRLKDAIDALADSSGHSSEELRDLARRLREGADASQFYASALKSIGSPMANVNAALGVMTPEMNKASQETRDAGADLLEYRANLLDFASAAEVRMRDVTATYETHRTKVEELRGQYDELKTSIDRALGIEEDIDDQSRAVERTEIRKIRADRDLKDLEDEIAEKEREMATGEYGSIDEREKAEEDLADLKLRHREATLNLADAEDALQDAQERSKDLATEKAALEKKLGDEGVEGAKKRLEEIGKTLEDETAKMDTAYKEREDLRLKHDSAMLEFDKTTLQTTVENWQKLAKYYQDNPIVRTVGVQVAGEDGSVQIFVPEAPALNFTMPDFGNPYADTKGANAVAPVATPTAAAPSHNETVLVSKKGDVVIESIVVNSPKADASTMVYELRRTMRDMYRESTMG, from the coding sequence ATGACCGAAGAGGTAATCAACAGGCTCGTCGTGGAGATCGTCGGCGACTCGTCCGGCCTTGTCTCCGCATTCGACGAGGCCGCAAAAGTTTCCACGAATTTTGAGGATCGTCTGAAAGCGGTCGGATCGAGTTTCACCCAGACCGGAAAGGACCTCACTCTTACGGTCACGGCCCCCCTCGCCCTCGCAGGTGCAGCCGCCCTGAAGATGGCCGGGGACGCAGAAGAGACGCAGAGCAAGTTCAATACCGTCTTCGGAGAGATGGCCGCCGATGCCGAAGCGTGGGCAGATAAGTTCGGCGGTGCCGTCGGCCGATCCCGCACCGACTTGAAGGCGACGTCCGCCACCTTCGGTGACATGCTCCAGGGCATGGGTGCGACCCGTGAGGAGTCCCTGAAACTCGCGGAGGCCATGACACAGCTCGGTGTCGATATCGCCTCTTTCTCGAACTCCACAGACGAGGAGGCGTGGATCTCCCTGAGGTCTGCCGTAACCGGCGAATATGAGGCGATGAAGAAGTACGGCGTTGTCCTCAACGAAGCCGCCGTGAATCAGGAACTTCTCAACATGGGTGTCGCCGGCGGGGCCGCCGAGGCCACAAACGCCGAGAAAGCACAGGCTCGCCTGAACCTGATCATGCAGGCGACCACAAACGCCCAGGGCGACGCCGAGCGAACCGCCGGGTCGTTCTCAAATCAGATGAAGGCCCTCACCGGCGACCTGAAGGACGTGACCGAGGAACTCGGGGCCGAGCTGATCCCCCTCGCCCAGGACGGGATCGCCCTCGCCCGTGGGGGTCTGGAGACCTTCAAGAACCTCGACGACGGGACAAAGAGGATGGTCGTCTCCGTCGCCGCCCTCGCTGCCGCCACGGGTCCTGCTCTCGTCGTGGGAGGGAAAATGCTCACCCTCGCCGGCGACACATCCGTGGCGTACAAGAAGTTCCACGTCCTCCTCGATGAGAAGGTCATCCCCGGCCTGAAATCGCAGATCGCACAGATGAAGATCGCCGGCAGCACGGCCCGCGCGACCGCCCTCTCGATGGGGGTCCTTGCAGCAGCCACAGCGGGACTTGCAGCGGGGATAATCCTCACAAACCGCTACATTGACGAGGCCGAGGAGAAATCGAAGCGTTTGAAGGACGCGATCGACGCCCTCGCCGACTCGTCCGGCCACTCGTCCGAGGAACTCCGCGACCTCGCCCGCAGGCTCCGGGAGGGTGCAGACGCCTCGCAGTTTTACGCGTCGGCCCTGAAGTCGATAGGCTCCCCGATGGCAAACGTAAACGCCGCCCTCGGCGTGATGACCCCTGAAATGAACAAGGCGAGCCAGGAAACCCGAGATGCTGGTGCCGACCTCCTCGAGTACCGGGCAAACCTCCTGGACTTTGCATCGGCGGCAGAGGTGAGGATGCGCGATGTCACGGCGACCTACGAAACCCACCGCACGAAGGTCGAAGAACTCAGAGGTCAGTACGACGAGTTGAAGACCTCGATCGATCGCGCCCTCGGGATCGAGGAGGACATCGACGACCAGAGCCGCGCCGTGGAGAGGACCGAGATCCGCAAGATCCGGGCGGATCGGGATCTCAAAGACCTCGAAGACGAGATCGCCGAAAAAGAACGGGAGATGGCCACCGGGGAGTATGGCAGCATCGACGAGAGGGAGAAGGCCGAGGAGGATCTCGCCGACCTCAAGCTCCGACACCGGGAGGCGACCCTGAACCTCGCTGACGCCGAGGACGCCCTTCAGGACGCACAGGAGAGATCAAAGGACCTTGCCACAGAGAAAGCGGCCCTGGAAAAGAAGCTCGGCGATGAGGGGGTCGAAGGGGCAAAGAAACGCCTCGAAGAGATCGGAAAGACCCTCGAAGACGAGACCGCCAAGATGGATACCGCCTACAAGGAGCGGGAGGACCTCAGGCTGAAGCATGACAGCGCTATGCTGGAGTTCGACAAAACAACCCTCCAGACGACCGTGGAGAACTGGCAGAAACTCGCCAAGTATTACCAGGACAACCCGATCGTCCGCACTGTCGGGGTTCAGGTTGCAGGCGAGGACGGCAGCGTTCAGATCTTCGTCCCCGAGGCCCCTGCTTTGAACTTCACAATGCCGGACTTCGGCAACCCCTACGCCGACACCAAGGGTGCAAACGCGGTGGCCCCAGTCGCCACCCCTACCGCAGCGGCCCCCTCCCACAACGAGACGGTGTTGGTAAGCAAGAAGGGGGACGTCGTGATCGAGAGCATTGTGGTGAACTCCCCGAAGGCGGATGCAAGCACGATGGTGTATGAACTGCGGAGGACCATGCGGGATATGTACCGCGAGAGTACAATGGGGTGA
- a CDS encoding sugar phosphate isomerase/epimerase family protein translates to MYGVSTYALHSRPLPDALDQIAGLTDYVEVMDDGCHFIESAEPLLSYDLRYSIHAPSRSVNIASTLEPIREASVRVINDCFAIAAEVDADVVVHPGYFAWPADRERARRQFARSLADLSAAAEERSVRYAVENMAWEFFFLQTPDELPLPEGAGFALDVGHAHIKGCLPAFLQVPIDHIHIHDNDGTADTHSAVGSGTIDVAAVMEAVGQNGLVPVIEVEGIDGVKSSISALRPYL, encoded by the coding sequence ATGTATGGCGTCTCCACGTACGCGCTCCACTCCCGCCCTCTCCCCGATGCCCTCGACCAGATCGCCGGGTTGACCGACTATGTCGAGGTGATGGACGACGGTTGCCACTTTATCGAGAGTGCCGAACCCCTCCTCTCCTACGACCTCCGGTACTCCATCCACGCGCCGTCCCGGAGCGTCAATATTGCAAGCACCCTGGAACCTATCAGGGAGGCGAGCGTCAGGGTGATCAATGACTGCTTCGCCATCGCCGCTGAGGTGGACGCCGACGTGGTGGTCCATCCGGGGTACTTTGCATGGCCAGCAGACAGGGAGAGGGCGCGGAGGCAGTTTGCCCGCTCCCTTGCCGACCTCTCCGCGGCGGCAGAAGAACGGTCTGTCAGGTATGCGGTGGAGAACATGGCCTGGGAATTTTTCTTCCTCCAGACACCGGACGAACTCCCCCTCCCCGAGGGCGCGGGCTTCGCCCTCGACGTCGGCCACGCCCATATCAAGGGGTGTCTCCCCGCATTCCTGCAGGTGCCGATCGACCATATCCACATCCATGATAATGACGGGACCGCAGACACCCACTCCGCGGTCGGGTCGGGCACCATCGACGTCGCCGCGGTGATGGAAGCGGTCGGACAGAACGGTCTTGTGCCGGTGATCGAGGTCGAGGGCATTGACGGGGTGAAATCAAGTATTTCTGCACTACGTCCCTATTTATGA